One stretch of Chryseobacterium sp. LJ668 DNA includes these proteins:
- a CDS encoding glyoxalase — protein MTTKIDLRESLNIPNSETTTPAEIFQNQILRPILKLQNDLYLSLFTNYSLRQKADFSSLSAFKKQMFIEQSVQKDSVLKNIFIGMTIGMFTLEELDVYQSDSKVFNKRIISMLIERLKSQMN, from the coding sequence ATGACCACAAAAATAGACCTCAGAGAATCTCTCAATATACCTAATTCAGAAACAACCACTCCAGCAGAAATATTTCAAAACCAAATTCTGCGTCCCATTTTAAAATTACAGAATGATCTTTATTTGTCATTGTTTACGAACTATTCACTCCGACAGAAAGCAGATTTTAGCTCGTTATCAGCTTTTAAAAAGCAAATGTTTATTGAGCAGAGCGTGCAGAAAGACTCGGTCTTGAAAAATATTTTCATCGGGATGACTATAGGGATGTTTACTTTGGAGGAATTGGATGTATATCAATCTGACAGTAAAGTTTTTAACAAAAGAATCATTTCTATGCTGATCGAAAGATTGAAAAGTCAGATGAATTAA
- a CDS encoding DNA-3-methyladenine glycosylase I encodes MSYCSAIETMQPESRKELHKKYHDNHYGFPIHDDNELFGRLIMEINQAGLSWETILKKEEGFRKAYDQFNIEKVAAYTEEDRERLLSDPGIIRNKLKVNAAIENAKTIIELQKEFGSFEKWLEHHHPKDLQEWMKIFKKTFKFTGGEIVNEFLMSIGFLKGAHAEDCVVNEEILKCDPMWRRG; translated from the coding sequence ATGAGTTATTGTTCAGCAATCGAAACCATGCAGCCCGAAAGCCGAAAGGAGCTACACAAAAAATACCACGACAACCATTATGGTTTCCCGATTCATGATGACAATGAACTGTTTGGAAGACTCATTATGGAAATCAATCAGGCAGGCCTAAGCTGGGAAACAATCTTGAAAAAAGAAGAAGGTTTCAGAAAAGCGTATGATCAATTTAATATTGAAAAAGTAGCTGCTTATACCGAAGAAGACCGTGAGAGATTGCTTTCTGATCCAGGAATTATCAGAAATAAACTGAAAGTAAACGCTGCTATCGAAAATGCAAAAACCATTATCGAATTGCAAAAAGAATTCGGTTCGTTTGAAAAATGGCTGGAACATCATCATCCAAAAGATTTACAGGAATGGATGAAAATTTTCAAAAAAACTTTCAAATTTACAGGTGGAGAAATCGTGAATGAGTTTCTGATGAGCATCGGTTTTCTGAAAGGTGCACATGCGGAGGATTGTGTGGTGAATGAAGAGATTTTGAAGTGTGATCCGATGTGGAGAAGAGGCTGA
- a CDS encoding DHA2 family efflux MFS transporter permease subunit, translated as MQDSLVEYGARRVIITITAILCALLEIVDSTIVNVALNEMKGNLGATLSEVGWVITAYAIGNVIIVPMTSWLSQQFGRRNYFAASIIIFTVFSFLCGNADNIWELVFFRLCQGIGGGALLVTSQTIITESYPVEKRSMAQAIYGLGVIIGPTLGPPLGGYIVDNFSWPYIFYINIPLGIAATLMTLQFVKSPKFSEKRKASDVDWLGIMLLALTVGSLQFILERGHEEDWFESGMIVTFTTTAVLGFILFLWRELTCKYPIVELRVLKNGNLRIGTVMSFVLGFGLYGSTFIVPLYTQSVLGWTALQSGALMIPAALTTAFMMPIIGKLLTKGVKQQILVSLGLLIFFIYSFWGYKILTPDTSKQAFFWMLIVRGMGLGLLFIPITSLSLSTLKGQEIGQGAAFTGMMRQLGGSFGIAAITTFIANAGQKYRVNLISHLDSDSFDVQQRLAGLKANFIAKGMTPDNAMNAAYKVLDMTVTKQATVLSYMDVFLYLGVVFLICIPFILFIKERKSKEKIDLSEAMH; from the coding sequence ATGCAAGATTCATTAGTAGAATATGGGGCCCGAAGAGTGATTATCACGATCACAGCGATTCTTTGTGCTCTGCTTGAAATTGTGGATTCCACGATTGTAAACGTTGCCCTCAACGAGATGAAAGGGAATCTGGGAGCTACACTTTCTGAAGTAGGGTGGGTCATTACGGCGTATGCCATTGGTAATGTTATCATTGTACCGATGACCAGCTGGCTTTCTCAGCAATTCGGGCGAAGAAATTACTTCGCAGCTTCGATTATTATTTTTACCGTTTTCTCATTTCTCTGCGGAAATGCCGATAATATTTGGGAACTAGTGTTTTTCAGGCTCTGTCAGGGAATTGGCGGTGGCGCATTATTAGTAACCTCACAAACTATCATTACAGAATCTTATCCTGTTGAAAAACGAAGTATGGCTCAGGCTATTTATGGATTGGGAGTTATCATAGGTCCTACTTTAGGTCCGCCTTTGGGAGGATATATTGTAGATAATTTCAGTTGGCCATACATTTTTTATATCAATATCCCACTTGGAATTGCAGCTACGTTGATGACATTACAGTTTGTCAAAAGCCCGAAATTTTCTGAAAAACGCAAAGCTTCAGATGTTGATTGGCTAGGAATTATGCTTTTGGCATTAACGGTAGGTTCTTTACAGTTTATTTTAGAAAGAGGTCACGAAGAAGACTGGTTTGAAAGCGGAATGATCGTCACCTTTACCACAACAGCCGTTTTAGGATTTATCTTATTCCTGTGGCGTGAACTGACCTGTAAATATCCCATCGTAGAGCTGCGGGTTCTGAAAAACGGAAACCTAAGAATAGGAACGGTGATGTCTTTTGTTTTAGGATTTGGCTTGTATGGCTCTACATTTATTGTTCCGCTCTATACTCAAAGTGTTTTGGGATGGACGGCGCTTCAGTCCGGAGCCTTAATGATTCCTGCAGCATTAACGACCGCGTTCATGATGCCAATCATAGGTAAATTACTGACAAAAGGGGTGAAACAGCAGATTTTAGTTTCTTTAGGATTACTCATTTTCTTTATATATAGTTTTTGGGGATACAAGATTCTTACACCGGATACCAGCAAGCAGGCTTTTTTCTGGATGCTGATTGTACGCGGAATGGGATTGGGATTATTGTTTATCCCGATTACATCTTTATCTTTAAGTACCTTAAAAGGTCAGGAGATTGGTCAGGGAGCAGCATTTACAGGGATGATGAGACAGCTTGGAGGTTCTTTCGGAATTGCAGCGATCACAACATTTATTGCTAATGCCGGTCAGAAATACAGGGTGAATTTAATTTCCCATCTCGACAGCGACAGCTTTGATGTTCAGCAGCGATTGGCAGGTCTGAAAGCGAATTTTATTGCGAAAGGAATGACACCTGATAATGCCATGAATGCAGCATACAAAGTCCTCGATATGACCGTTACCAAACAGGCGACCGTACTTTCTTATATGGATGTTTTTCTCTACCTGGGAGTCGTTTTCTTAATTTGTATTCCGTTTATTTTATTTATTAAAGAGCGGAAAAGCAAAGAAAAAATAGACCTGAGTGAAGCAATGCACTAA
- a CDS encoding HlyD family secretion protein, translated as MENNNTPAAEPKKKKSLVFPIILSVIIIVGGIYGYKTYSYGQIHEETDDAQIASNMNPVISKISGYVAEIKVKDNQFVKKGDTLVILDSKDQRMALEQAQAALSTAKSNISSAQSSTNATSKNISSSQAAVATANAQIEAAKVNVWKTSQDLKRYSVLVKDHSITEQQYEQALAAKQSADKQLQVLVDTRNQIAQQTSIASSQTDASSQQIGVAGSVAKQRQVDVESARLNLSYTVITAPEDGFVGKIPIQAGQFLQAGSQLFSLVKNDQKWVIANFKETQVAKMVEGQKVKIEIDAFPDTDFEGVVSSFSPATGSTFSILPPDNASGNFVKVVQRLPVKIDFVKLDPSIAKKLRTGMNVKAEVSLM; from the coding sequence ATGGAAAATAACAATACACCAGCAGCCGAACCTAAAAAGAAAAAAAGTTTAGTTTTCCCTATCATTTTATCAGTCATTATTATTGTAGGAGGGATTTACGGATACAAAACCTATTCTTACGGGCAGATTCATGAAGAAACCGATGATGCACAGATCGCATCGAATATGAATCCTGTGATATCTAAAATTTCAGGCTATGTTGCAGAGATCAAAGTAAAAGATAATCAATTTGTAAAAAAAGGAGATACTTTAGTCATTTTAGACAGTAAAGATCAGAGAATGGCATTGGAACAGGCTCAGGCGGCTTTATCAACTGCAAAAAGCAATATCTCATCTGCGCAGTCTTCTACTAACGCAACTTCAAAGAATATTAGCAGTTCGCAGGCTGCAGTAGCAACTGCAAATGCACAGATCGAGGCGGCAAAAGTCAATGTCTGGAAGACTTCTCAGGATTTAAAAAGATATTCTGTGCTTGTAAAGGATCATTCAATTACAGAACAGCAATACGAACAGGCTTTGGCAGCAAAACAGTCTGCAGATAAGCAACTGCAGGTTTTGGTTGATACGAGAAATCAGATTGCGCAGCAAACAAGTATTGCTTCTTCTCAAACTGACGCAAGCTCTCAGCAGATCGGTGTTGCAGGATCGGTTGCAAAACAGAGACAGGTGGATGTTGAGAGCGCAAGACTCAATCTTTCTTATACAGTAATTACAGCTCCGGAAGACGGTTTTGTAGGAAAAATTCCGATTCAGGCGGGACAGTTTTTACAGGCAGGTTCTCAGTTGTTCAGCTTGGTTAAAAATGATCAGAAATGGGTAATTGCCAATTTTAAAGAAACTCAGGTAGCTAAAATGGTTGAGGGACAAAAAGTAAAAATAGAGATCGATGCTTTCCCTGATACAGATTTTGAAGGGGTTGTAAGCTCATTTTCTCCGGCAACAGGTTCTACATTTTCTATTCTGCCCCCGGATAACGCTAGCGGAAACTTCGTAAAAGTAGTACAGAGACTTCCGGTAAAAATCGATTTTGTAAAGCTTGATCCTAGTATTGCAAAAAAATTAAGAACCGGAATGAATGTAAAAGCAGAGGTTTCTTTAATGTAG
- a CDS encoding TolC family protein: MKRINKSVIAISFFIGIANANAQEKKQITLDEAVQLGIENSKSLKIDAAKIEEATADLLAAKNRQLPDLSVSASYLYLPLKPTIDLKIPGVSAAGGPEVHQVAYGSANLTVPIYSGGRIKYGIQSAKYLVEASKLSSENDKVAIAYNVAQAYNNLFKANQSIKVLQENLSASAKRDETFLKLENNGVIARNDRLKANLQTSNIELQLLEAQNNYSIANINMDLLLGLPETTEIEVDQNYIDEASDLKPVSFYVNEAYENRNDLKSLDQQRKAAELGTRSAKAENLPSIAFTGGYVAADIPKFLTIYNAVNVGVGISYNLSNLWKENSALKQSKAREMQLSATNELLNDNIKLEVNREYQNSDYSKKRIAVFEKAAVQANENYRITKNKYDNGLATMTELLDADAAQIAANVGVINAKADAVLAYRKLLQTTGTLTIK, translated from the coding sequence ATGAAGAGAATAAATAAATCAGTTATTGCAATTTCTTTCTTTATAGGAATTGCAAATGCCAATGCTCAGGAAAAAAAACAAATCACCCTCGATGAGGCGGTTCAGTTGGGAATCGAGAACAGCAAAAGTTTAAAAATAGATGCCGCCAAAATAGAAGAGGCAACTGCTGATCTTCTGGCAGCGAAAAACAGGCAGCTTCCGGATCTTAGCGTTTCTGCAAGTTATCTGTATCTCCCGTTAAAACCTACAATAGATCTGAAAATTCCGGGCGTGTCTGCGGCGGGAGGCCCGGAAGTGCATCAGGTGGCTTATGGTTCTGCTAATCTTACTGTTCCTATTTACAGCGGTGGAAGAATAAAATACGGAATTCAGTCTGCAAAATATTTGGTTGAAGCTTCAAAATTAAGCAGTGAAAATGACAAGGTAGCAATTGCTTACAATGTAGCTCAGGCTTACAATAATCTGTTTAAAGCCAATCAGTCGATTAAAGTTTTGCAAGAAAATCTTTCCGCTTCAGCAAAAAGAGATGAAACTTTTCTTAAGCTTGAAAATAACGGTGTAATTGCAAGAAACGACCGTTTAAAAGCCAATCTCCAGACTTCAAATATTGAACTGCAGTTATTGGAAGCTCAAAATAATTACAGCATTGCCAATATCAATATGGATTTACTTTTAGGCCTTCCTGAAACCACTGAAATCGAAGTGGATCAGAATTATATTGATGAAGCTTCAGACTTAAAACCGGTCAGCTTTTATGTCAACGAAGCGTATGAAAACCGTAATGATTTAAAGTCTTTGGATCAGCAGAGAAAAGCAGCGGAGCTGGGAACAAGATCAGCAAAAGCAGAAAATTTACCTTCAATTGCATTTACGGGAGGGTATGTGGCAGCAGATATTCCAAAATTTTTAACCATATACAACGCGGTAAATGTCGGAGTTGGGATTTCTTACAATTTATCAAATCTCTGGAAAGAAAATTCAGCTTTAAAGCAATCAAAAGCTAGAGAAATGCAGTTATCTGCAACCAACGAGCTTTTGAATGACAATATTAAACTAGAGGTCAACAGAGAATATCAGAACTCAGATTATTCTAAAAAGAGAATTGCCGTTTTCGAAAAAGCAGCAGTGCAGGCTAACGAAAATTATAGAATTACCAAAAATAAATATGACAATGGTCTCGCAACCATGACAGAGCTTTTAGACGCGGATGCTGCACAAATTGCAGCCAACGTAGGAGTTATTAATGCAAAAGCTGATGCAGTGCTTGCTTACAGAAAACTATTACAAACCACAGGAACTTTAACAATTAAATAA
- a CDS encoding TetR/AcrR family transcriptional regulator, with product MISKEENILFAAEKLFAEKGFPGTSTREISKAANVNISMISYYFGSKEKLYEKLVEYRMNEGQSFSKDLVERTDLNEWEKIEKIVDQFAGRVRHNKCFYRIMQREQLYTENPQIVEFLKQTKMSFITMYSKILESGLEKGIFTKNPPIYLLHSTVSGTLFYASNATGMYKEFLKNNEDENVFEERYFTELIQHIKHILKDLLGYEENK from the coding sequence ATGATTTCTAAAGAAGAAAATATATTATTTGCTGCTGAAAAACTTTTTGCCGAAAAAGGATTTCCCGGAACTTCTACAAGAGAAATTTCGAAAGCTGCAAATGTGAATATTTCTATGATTTCTTATTATTTCGGTTCTAAAGAAAAATTGTACGAGAAGCTCGTTGAATACAGAATGAATGAAGGACAGTCTTTTTCTAAGGATTTGGTAGAGAGAACAGACCTGAACGAATGGGAAAAAATAGAAAAAATAGTTGATCAGTTTGCAGGAAGAGTAAGACATAACAAATGTTTCTACAGAATTATGCAACGAGAGCAGCTATACACAGAGAATCCGCAGATTGTTGAGTTTCTGAAGCAAACAAAAATGAGTTTTATTACCATGTATTCTAAAATTCTAGAAAGCGGTCTTGAGAAAGGAATTTTTACTAAAAACCCACCCATATATTTATTGCATTCTACAGTAAGCGGAACGTTGTTCTATGCATCAAATGCCACAGGAATGTATAAAGAATTTTTGAAAAATAATGAAGATGAGAATGTTTTTGAAGAACGCTACTTCACCGAACTTATACAACATATCAAGCATATATTAAAAGACCTTTTAGGTTATGAAGAGAATAAATAA